The region GAAAATGTTTCCAAAGCACTTGTTTTATTAGCAAACAATGATAGATCAGATCATGAATTGCTTAGAATTCAAAATAAATTACGAGAATTTTATCCTTCTATTTTGGATAAAGACCCTATGAAATCCGTTATTAAAGCTATATTTCAAGCAAATTCTAATGAGTAATAGAATTTTAATCCCATATAATTTCACAATATTAGAGACATCAATAATTGCTCAATATTTTAGTAGTCATTCTGATTGGACAAAACCAGTATTTGATCCAATAAAAGTTAATATTATTTCTCATTTGAGAACACAGCAAAATAATAGGTGTTGCTATTGTAAATATCAACTTGGTTTTGACATTAAACAAGTAGACATAGAACATATCGTTCCAAAGTCAGAATATGAAATTTTTACTTTTAAAGCTATAAACTTGGCATTAAGTTGTCCTGCTTGCAACACTAAGAAAAGTACTAAACCAGTTTTAAACAGTAGTATTGTAAATTATCCTTTGAACGGCACAAATTTTAAGATAATTCACGCTCATTATGACGACTATTCAAATCATATTGATATTTTCAATGATTGTGTATTCGTAGCAAAAACATCAAAAGGAAGTGAAACTATAACTTTTTGTGAATTATTTCGATTAAGTACAGTGGAGCAAAGAGCTAAAGCTTACCAAAAGACAAGTCCAACCTACCTAGAACAACTAGTTGGAGATTTAAAAAATGGAAATCCTCAAATTAAAAAAGAATTGATTGATATAATAAAAGATGCAATACGTTAAAAAAAACGTTTGTTAACAGCTAAGGGTTCGTTGGGCTTGAAAAGCCAGCGATGAAGCCTGTGTTGAACGGAACCGGAGGTTGTGAATGGTGAAAAGTAAGTTGTGAAAAGTGAGTGGGATTTTCGGTTTACCCCTTCCCTAAAGGGAGCCGAAAATGGAAACGTATGCCTTCTAAACTTGAAAAGCCTATTTTATCAAGAGAAATTCCGGTGATGTGTTGCCTTCTTAAAAATAAGAATAATCTTCTTTTTAAATTAGTATTTTATTATATTTGAGGGTAATGAAACGGAGGTTTTTCAGAGGTTGACGTTAGCAAACATTTAAAACAAAGAATACGCATATGAGAATATTTATTTCAGCTATTACATATTTTATATTATTTCAAACATACGCTCAAGATGATAAAGCTGTAAGTTGGATTAATGAAAATGCAATTAAAATTGAAGATGCAAATCCAGATACGAACCTTACAATATTCAATAATAACATCCCTCAAAAGTTTGCTGATGCAAAAATTTTCGGATTCGGAGAAACTACTCATCAAGGGAAAGAATTTTTCGATATAAAGGCTAAATTCTTCAAATATTTGGTTGAAACCCAAAATATCAAAGTGTTTATTATGGAGGATTCATACACTTCTGAAGCTGGAATAAACGAATGGATTAGTGGTGGGAAAGGAAATGCAGAAACTATTGCTAACAATTTTAGCATCGGATTTTGGTATTGCAAAGAAGTGGTCAATCTTTTGGAATGGATGAGAAATTATAACCTTAATAAAACTAAGGACGAGCAAATTCGCTTTTATGGTATGGACATTCAAAACGTAAAAAAAATCAATCAGGAAATACGAAGTTTAGTAAAAAAATATAATATTCCTGTAAGCGAAGAACTTCTTTTAGTAGTTGACAATTGTGTAGAAAAAAAAGTGGAATACGGTGTGTCAACAGATTGGGCAGAAATTCAAACTCCAAAGCTAAATGAAATTGAGAGTATTTTACTTGATTTTAGAAAAGCTATCAAAAACGAGAATATTGATGAGTTCAATTCAGCAATCAGAGCCTTGAATTATTTATCACAATATACCTACTACGTACAAAATTATTCTAGTAAAGTTAGAGATTTGAAAATGTTTGAAAATGCTAAATGGATAATAGAAAATAAATCAAAAAATGGGAAAGCTTTTATTTGGGCTCATAATGCACATATTGATTATAAAGGATTTGATAATCCTGGGAGACGAAACAGTGTTGATAATTTAGGAAAACATTTGAAAGAATATTATAAAAACGATTACTATAGTGTTGGGTTTGATTTTGGCACAGGTACACAAGCTGGTTATTTTTCCAACAAGGGCGAAAAGCCTAGTTGGAATAAAGTTGAATTAGATAGACCATATTCCAAAACTTATGCCGAAACACTTATTGAAGCAAAGGACGAAATTTACTTTATTGATATGTCTAAAGCTTTAGATGGTAGTTCCTCTAATTTCTTCAAAAAGAAATCTAAACAAATATTTGCAGGTGGCGGAGGTTTCAATCCAAGTAAAAAACATTTGTATCAAAAAAAGTTTTCAGAAATGTTTGATGGATTAATCTTTGTAAAAAATATTACACTTCCTACTAATAATTGGTTTGCCAAATAAACGTTTTACAACAGCTACGACAACAGATTTGGGCAATTGGCCTAATGGGAAGTTGGTTTGCCTCCGGCCGGTTCGGCTTTCAGCCTCGGGTTGTATTTGGAAGTTTTGCTTCGTCTGTTCGCTATCGCTCGGGTGGCAAATCCGAATAATAGACGTAGTTTAATCCCAAACCCGCTGTAGTGCCGGAACGTTATAGAGCATTTAAAAGACAAAAACAAACAATGAAACACTTAGCAACAGTATTTTTCCTTTT is a window of Flavobacterium acetivorans DNA encoding:
- a CDS encoding erythromycin esterase family protein, which translates into the protein MRIFISAITYFILFQTYAQDDKAVSWINENAIKIEDANPDTNLTIFNNNIPQKFADAKIFGFGETTHQGKEFFDIKAKFFKYLVETQNIKVFIMEDSYTSEAGINEWISGGKGNAETIANNFSIGFWYCKEVVNLLEWMRNYNLNKTKDEQIRFYGMDIQNVKKINQEIRSLVKKYNIPVSEELLLVVDNCVEKKVEYGVSTDWAEIQTPKLNEIESILLDFRKAIKNENIDEFNSAIRALNYLSQYTYYVQNYSSKVRDLKMFENAKWIIENKSKNGKAFIWAHNAHIDYKGFDNPGRRNSVDNLGKHLKEYYKNDYYSVGFDFGTGTQAGYFSNKGEKPSWNKVELDRPYSKTYAETLIEAKDEIYFIDMSKALDGSSSNFFKKKSKQIFAGGGGFNPSKKHLYQKKFSEMFDGLIFVKNITLPTNNWFAK
- a CDS encoding HNH endonuclease, whose amino-acid sequence is MSNRILIPYNFTILETSIIAQYFSSHSDWTKPVFDPIKVNIISHLRTQQNNRCCYCKYQLGFDIKQVDIEHIVPKSEYEIFTFKAINLALSCPACNTKKSTKPVLNSSIVNYPLNGTNFKIIHAHYDDYSNHIDIFNDCVFVAKTSKGSETITFCELFRLSTVEQRAKAYQKTSPTYLEQLVGDLKNGNPQIKKELIDIIKDAIR